In Arthrobacter sp. MN05-02, the genomic stretch AGCAGCGGCCAGAAGGTGTCGATCAGTCCGAGGTTCCGGAAGATGATGTACTGCGGGATGATCAGCACGTGGAAGGGCAGGAGCAACGTCCCGATCATGGCGGCGAAGAGGACCTTGCTGCCGCGGAAGTTGATGCGGGAGAAAGCGTACGCGGCCATCGAGGACGAGATGACGGTGCCGATGACCGCGCCGACGCCGAGGAGCAGGGAGTTGAGGAAGAACTTCCAGGTCGGGATGCCGGCGATGCCCTGCATCACCTTCACGAAGTTGTCGAAGGTCGGGTTCTCCGGGAGGAAGCCCTGGTTGCTGCCGAACTCGGAGTTCGGCTTGAGTGACGCCGAGACCATCCACAGCAGCGGGTACAGCACGATGGCGGTGAGCGCGACGATGCCGATGATCCAGATCGCGGTGGGGATGTGACGGCGCATCGGACGGCGCCGGGGCGCCCGCATCGTGGGGTCGTCCGGGTTCACCGGAACGGGGACGGCAGGGTTGGATTCGATCGTGGTCACTTGGAGTCTCCTGCGTAGTGGACCCAGCTCCTGGAGGTG encodes the following:
- a CDS encoding sugar ABC transporter permease — translated: MTTIESNPAVPVPVNPDDPTMRAPRRRPMRRHIPTAIWIIGIVALTAIVLYPLLWMVSASLKPNSEFGSNQGFLPENPTFDNFVKVMQGIAGIPTWKFFLNSLLLGVGAVIGTVISSSMAAYAFSRINFRGSKVLFAAMIGTLLLPFHVLIIPQYIIFRNLGLIDTFWPLLAGKFLATEAFFVFLMVQFIRNLPRELDEAARIDGCGHARIFFSITLPLIKPAIITSSIFAFIWSWNDFLGPLLYLNSPDKYPLPLALRIFNDQTSTSDYGATIAISVLALLPVMLFFVIFQRFLVDGVATQGLKG